A single Dunckerocampus dactyliophorus isolate RoL2022-P2 chromosome 2, RoL_Ddac_1.1, whole genome shotgun sequence DNA region contains:
- the fbxo11b gene encoding F-box only protein 11 isoform X1, protein MNSVRATNRRPRRVSRPRPVQPERNNGDRDEEAPAAAAAEMAIEESGPGAQNSPYQLRRKTLLPKRSAAAAAAAASSTTTAAGACPSKNLMEGASTSSAEAFGHRAKRARVSGKSHDLPAAPAEQYLQQKLPDEVVLKIFSYLLEQDLCRAACVCKRFSQLANDPILWKRLYMEVFEYTRPMMHPEPGRFYQVSPEEHEHPNPWKESFQQLYKGAHVKPGFAEHFYSNPGRYKGRENMLYYDTIEDALGGVQEAHFEGLIFVHSGIYTDEWIYIESPITMIGAAPGKVADKVVIENTRDSTFVFMEGSEDAYVGYMTIKFNPDDKSAQHHNAHHCLEITVNCSPNIDHCIIRSTCTVGSAVCVSGQGACPTIKHCNISDCENVGLYITDHAQGIYEDNEISNNALAGIWVKNHGNPIIRRNHIHHGRDVGVFTFDHGMGYFENCNIHRNRIAGFEVKAYANPTVVRCEIHHGQTGGIYVHEKGRGQFIENKIYANNFAGVWITSNSDPTIRGNAIFNGNQGGVYIFGDGRGLIESNDIYGNALAGIQIRTNSCPIVRHNKIHDGQHGGIYVHEKGQGVIEENEVYSNTLAGVWVTTGSTPVLRKNRIHSGKQVGVYFYDNGHGVLEDNDIYNHMYSGVQIRTGSNPKIRRNKIWGGQNGGILVYNSGLGFIEDNEIFDNAMAGVWIKTDSNPTLRRNKIHDGRDGGICIFNGGRGLLEENDIFRNAQAGVLISTNSHPILRKNRIFDGFAAGIEITNHATATLEGNQIFNNRFGGLFLASGVNVTMKDNKISNNQDAIEKAVNRGQCLYKISSYTSYPMHDFYRCHTCNTTDRNAICVNCIKKCHQGHDVEFIRHDRFFCDCGAGTLSNPCTLAGEPTHDTDTLYDSAPPIESNTLQHN, encoded by the exons ATGAACTCCGTCAGAGCCACCAACCGGAGACCCAGGCGAGTGTCGAGGCCGCGCCCGGTGCAGCCCGAACGGAATAACGGTGATAGAG ATGAGGAGGCTCCTGCAGCAGCCGCAGCAGAGATGGCCATCGAGGAGTCCGGTCCAGGAGCTCAGAACAGTCCCTACCAGCTTAGACGCAAGACCCTGCTCCCCAAGAGGAgcgctgctgctgccgctgccgCCGCCTCCTCCACGACCACCGCCGCCGGAGCCTGCCCCAGCAAAAACCTGATGGAG GGAGCATCCACGTCCTCAGCAGAAGCCTTTGGCCACCGAGCCAAGCGAGCGCGTGTGTCTGGTAAGAGCCACGACTTGCCAG CAGCCCCGGCAGAACAATATCTGCAGCAGAAACTGCCGGATGAAGTCGTCTTGAAGATCTTCTCCTACCTACTGGAGCAGGACCTCTGCCGGGCGGCGTGCGTCTGCAAGAGGTTCAGCCAGCTCGCCAACGACCCCATACTATG gAAGCGCCTATACATGGAAGTGTTTGAGTACACGCGTCCCATGATGCACCCGGAGCCTGGCCGGTTCTACCAGGTCAGCCCAGAGGAGCATGAACACCCCAACCCCTGGAAGGAAAGTTTTCAACAGCTG TACAAAGGTGCACACGTGAAGCCAGGCTTTGCAGAGCATTTCTACAGTAACCCAGGCAGGTACAAGGGCAGAGAGAACATGCTG TATTACGACACCATTGAAGATGCACTTGGCGGCGTCCAAGAGGCTCACTTTGAAGGTCTGATCTTTGTCCACTCCGGCATCTACACGGATGAGTGGATCTATATTGAGTCTCCCATCACCATGATTGGTGCAG CACCAGGTAAAGTGGCAGACAAAGTGGTGATAGAGAACACAAGGGATTCAACGTTTGTCTTCATGGAGGGTTCAGAGGATGCTTATGTGGGGTACATGACCATCAAG TTCAATCCCGACGACAAGTCAGCGCAGCACCACAATGCCCACCACTGTCTGGAGATCACTGTTAACTGCAGCCCAAACATCGATCACTGCATCATACGCTCCACATGCACAG TGGGTTcggctgtgtgtgtgagtggccaAGGAGCGTGCCCCACCATCAAGCACTGCAACATCAGCGACTGCGAGAACGTGGGGCTGTACATCACGGACCATGCGCAG GGCATTTATGAAGACAATGAAATCAGCAACAACGCGTTGGCAGGGATTTGGGTGAAGAACCATGGGAACCCCATCATCAGACGGAACCACATCCACCATGGGAGAGATGTGGGTGTGTTCACGTTTGACCACGGCATG GGCTACTTTGAGAACTGCAACATCCACAGAAACCGCATTGCCGGCTTTGAGGTGAAGGCGTATGCCAACCCCACGGTGGTGCGCTGCGAGATCCACCACGGCCAAACGGGCGGCATCTACGTACACGAGAAGGGGCGGGGCCAGTTTATAGAGAACAAGATCTACGCCAATAACTTCGCTGGTGTGTGGATCACTTCCAACAGTGATCCCACGATACG GGGAAACGCCATCTTCAACGGGAACCAAGGGGGTGTGTACATCTTTGGAGACGGGCGGGGTTTAATAGAGAGCAACGACATCTACGGGAATGCCCTGGCGGGAATACAGATCCGAACCAACAGCTGCCCCATCGTACGGCACAACAAGATTCACGACGGGCAGCACGGCGGCATCTATGTG CACGAAAAAGGTCAAGGGGTGATCGAGGAGAACGAAGTGTACAGCAACACACTGGCCGGTGTTTGGGTGACCACGGGAAGTACCCCTGTTCTACGCAAGAACCGTATCCACAGCGGCAAGCAG GTGGGCGTGTATTTCTACGACAACGGCCATGGCGTCCTGGAAGATAACGACATATACAATCACATGTACTCGGGTGTACAAATAAG GACGGGCAGCAACCCAAAGATCCGGCGTAACAAGATATGGGGAGGACAAAATGGCGGCATTCTGGTCTACAACTCGG GTCTGGGCTTCATCGAGGACAACGAGATCTTTGACAACGCCATGGCGGGTGTGTGGATCAAGACCGACAGCAACCCCACACTGAGGCGCAACAAGATCCACGACGGGCGCGACGGCGGCATCTGTATCTTTAACGGAGGCCGAG GCCTGCTGGAGGAGAATGACATCTTCAGGAATGCTCAGGCAGGCGTCCTGATCAGCACCAACAGCCACCCCATCCTCCGCAAGAACCGCatctttgatggctttgctgcgG GTATCGAAATCACCAACCACGCCACGGCCACCCTGGAGGGCAACCAGATCTTCAACAACCGCTTTGGAGGTCTTTTTCTGGCGTCAGGCGTCAATGTCACCATGAAAG ACAATAAGATCTCCAACAACCAGGATGCCATCGAGAAGGCGGTGAATCGAGGACAGTGCCTGTACAAGATCTCCAGCTACACCAGCTACCCCATGCACGACTTCTACCG GTGTCACACCTGCAACACAACAGATAGGAACGCCATCTGTGTCAACTGCATCAAGAAATGCCACCAAGGACACGATGTGGAGTTTATACGGCACGATCG TTTTTTCTGTGACTGCGGCGCGGGGACGTTGTCCAATCCGTGCACACTGGCCGGGGAGCCCACCCACGACACGGACACTCTGTACGACTCTGCGCCGCCCATAGAGTCCAACACGCTGCAGCATAACTGA
- the fbxo11b gene encoding F-box only protein 11 isoform X2: MNSVRATNRRPRRVSRPRPVQPERNNGDRDEEAPAAAAAEMAIEESGPGAQNSPYQLRRKTLLPKRSAAAAAAAASSTTTAAGACPSKNLMEGASTSSAEAFGHRAKRARVSGKSHDLPAPAEQYLQQKLPDEVVLKIFSYLLEQDLCRAACVCKRFSQLANDPILWKRLYMEVFEYTRPMMHPEPGRFYQVSPEEHEHPNPWKESFQQLYKGAHVKPGFAEHFYSNPGRYKGRENMLYYDTIEDALGGVQEAHFEGLIFVHSGIYTDEWIYIESPITMIGAAPGKVADKVVIENTRDSTFVFMEGSEDAYVGYMTIKFNPDDKSAQHHNAHHCLEITVNCSPNIDHCIIRSTCTVGSAVCVSGQGACPTIKHCNISDCENVGLYITDHAQGIYEDNEISNNALAGIWVKNHGNPIIRRNHIHHGRDVGVFTFDHGMGYFENCNIHRNRIAGFEVKAYANPTVVRCEIHHGQTGGIYVHEKGRGQFIENKIYANNFAGVWITSNSDPTIRGNAIFNGNQGGVYIFGDGRGLIESNDIYGNALAGIQIRTNSCPIVRHNKIHDGQHGGIYVHEKGQGVIEENEVYSNTLAGVWVTTGSTPVLRKNRIHSGKQVGVYFYDNGHGVLEDNDIYNHMYSGVQIRTGSNPKIRRNKIWGGQNGGILVYNSGLGFIEDNEIFDNAMAGVWIKTDSNPTLRRNKIHDGRDGGICIFNGGRGLLEENDIFRNAQAGVLISTNSHPILRKNRIFDGFAAGIEITNHATATLEGNQIFNNRFGGLFLASGVNVTMKDNKISNNQDAIEKAVNRGQCLYKISSYTSYPMHDFYRCHTCNTTDRNAICVNCIKKCHQGHDVEFIRHDRFFCDCGAGTLSNPCTLAGEPTHDTDTLYDSAPPIESNTLQHN, from the exons ATGAACTCCGTCAGAGCCACCAACCGGAGACCCAGGCGAGTGTCGAGGCCGCGCCCGGTGCAGCCCGAACGGAATAACGGTGATAGAG ATGAGGAGGCTCCTGCAGCAGCCGCAGCAGAGATGGCCATCGAGGAGTCCGGTCCAGGAGCTCAGAACAGTCCCTACCAGCTTAGACGCAAGACCCTGCTCCCCAAGAGGAgcgctgctgctgccgctgccgCCGCCTCCTCCACGACCACCGCCGCCGGAGCCTGCCCCAGCAAAAACCTGATGGAG GGAGCATCCACGTCCTCAGCAGAAGCCTTTGGCCACCGAGCCAAGCGAGCGCGTGTGTCTGGTAAGAGCCACGACTTGCCAG CCCCGGCAGAACAATATCTGCAGCAGAAACTGCCGGATGAAGTCGTCTTGAAGATCTTCTCCTACCTACTGGAGCAGGACCTCTGCCGGGCGGCGTGCGTCTGCAAGAGGTTCAGCCAGCTCGCCAACGACCCCATACTATG gAAGCGCCTATACATGGAAGTGTTTGAGTACACGCGTCCCATGATGCACCCGGAGCCTGGCCGGTTCTACCAGGTCAGCCCAGAGGAGCATGAACACCCCAACCCCTGGAAGGAAAGTTTTCAACAGCTG TACAAAGGTGCACACGTGAAGCCAGGCTTTGCAGAGCATTTCTACAGTAACCCAGGCAGGTACAAGGGCAGAGAGAACATGCTG TATTACGACACCATTGAAGATGCACTTGGCGGCGTCCAAGAGGCTCACTTTGAAGGTCTGATCTTTGTCCACTCCGGCATCTACACGGATGAGTGGATCTATATTGAGTCTCCCATCACCATGATTGGTGCAG CACCAGGTAAAGTGGCAGACAAAGTGGTGATAGAGAACACAAGGGATTCAACGTTTGTCTTCATGGAGGGTTCAGAGGATGCTTATGTGGGGTACATGACCATCAAG TTCAATCCCGACGACAAGTCAGCGCAGCACCACAATGCCCACCACTGTCTGGAGATCACTGTTAACTGCAGCCCAAACATCGATCACTGCATCATACGCTCCACATGCACAG TGGGTTcggctgtgtgtgtgagtggccaAGGAGCGTGCCCCACCATCAAGCACTGCAACATCAGCGACTGCGAGAACGTGGGGCTGTACATCACGGACCATGCGCAG GGCATTTATGAAGACAATGAAATCAGCAACAACGCGTTGGCAGGGATTTGGGTGAAGAACCATGGGAACCCCATCATCAGACGGAACCACATCCACCATGGGAGAGATGTGGGTGTGTTCACGTTTGACCACGGCATG GGCTACTTTGAGAACTGCAACATCCACAGAAACCGCATTGCCGGCTTTGAGGTGAAGGCGTATGCCAACCCCACGGTGGTGCGCTGCGAGATCCACCACGGCCAAACGGGCGGCATCTACGTACACGAGAAGGGGCGGGGCCAGTTTATAGAGAACAAGATCTACGCCAATAACTTCGCTGGTGTGTGGATCACTTCCAACAGTGATCCCACGATACG GGGAAACGCCATCTTCAACGGGAACCAAGGGGGTGTGTACATCTTTGGAGACGGGCGGGGTTTAATAGAGAGCAACGACATCTACGGGAATGCCCTGGCGGGAATACAGATCCGAACCAACAGCTGCCCCATCGTACGGCACAACAAGATTCACGACGGGCAGCACGGCGGCATCTATGTG CACGAAAAAGGTCAAGGGGTGATCGAGGAGAACGAAGTGTACAGCAACACACTGGCCGGTGTTTGGGTGACCACGGGAAGTACCCCTGTTCTACGCAAGAACCGTATCCACAGCGGCAAGCAG GTGGGCGTGTATTTCTACGACAACGGCCATGGCGTCCTGGAAGATAACGACATATACAATCACATGTACTCGGGTGTACAAATAAG GACGGGCAGCAACCCAAAGATCCGGCGTAACAAGATATGGGGAGGACAAAATGGCGGCATTCTGGTCTACAACTCGG GTCTGGGCTTCATCGAGGACAACGAGATCTTTGACAACGCCATGGCGGGTGTGTGGATCAAGACCGACAGCAACCCCACACTGAGGCGCAACAAGATCCACGACGGGCGCGACGGCGGCATCTGTATCTTTAACGGAGGCCGAG GCCTGCTGGAGGAGAATGACATCTTCAGGAATGCTCAGGCAGGCGTCCTGATCAGCACCAACAGCCACCCCATCCTCCGCAAGAACCGCatctttgatggctttgctgcgG GTATCGAAATCACCAACCACGCCACGGCCACCCTGGAGGGCAACCAGATCTTCAACAACCGCTTTGGAGGTCTTTTTCTGGCGTCAGGCGTCAATGTCACCATGAAAG ACAATAAGATCTCCAACAACCAGGATGCCATCGAGAAGGCGGTGAATCGAGGACAGTGCCTGTACAAGATCTCCAGCTACACCAGCTACCCCATGCACGACTTCTACCG GTGTCACACCTGCAACACAACAGATAGGAACGCCATCTGTGTCAACTGCATCAAGAAATGCCACCAAGGACACGATGTGGAGTTTATACGGCACGATCG TTTTTTCTGTGACTGCGGCGCGGGGACGTTGTCCAATCCGTGCACACTGGCCGGGGAGCCCACCCACGACACGGACACTCTGTACGACTCTGCGCCGCCCATAGAGTCCAACACGCTGCAGCATAACTGA